The proteins below are encoded in one region of Segatella copri:
- a CDS encoding RecQ family ATP-dependent DNA helicase: protein MSIFSRLFGRKNNLTVSSDIKKEDARSRNIAFVDTEVGLKDHKIHDIGALRYDGANFHQASQTALNKFLQEGKVDYICGHNLIHHDARYLQLNGILIDTLYLSPLLFPKRPYHHLVKDDKLMSEQMNNPVNDCEKAKELLMDEIAAWNQLSERKRKIFTLLLQNEEEFRGFLMYVGAIEKDDAIRDVSEFILSEYKNHICAHADIPALAAQSPCGLAYALALIGTDDYQSVTPGWVLFHYPEVEHIIYMLCHTQCTDGCEYCNRMLDIHHNLKQLFGYDAFRTYDGEPLQEQASQAAVDGKSLLAIFPTGGGKSLTFQLPALMDGRTIHGLTVVISPLQSLMKDQVDNLADRGFTDAVTINGLLDPISRSLAIERVQSGDATLLYIAPEMLRSKTIERILMARHVVRFVIDEAHCFSAWGQDFRVDYLYIGKFIKEYQERKFGKDAMARNHGQTLIPVSCFTATAKQKVVQDICDYFKHWLGTDLQLFASSASRTNLHYSVIHVDSDGNKYNLLRSLVEQADCPTIIYVSRTKRTRELAQKLTRDGISALPYNGKMDADEKIHNQDAFMSDKVRIIVATSAFGMGVDKSDVGLVIHYDISDSLENYVQEAGRAGRDPHLNAKCYVLYSDEDLDKHFILLNQTKLSISEIQQVWKAIKDFTKQRPHVSCSALEIARQAGWDDSVSDIETRVRTALSALEQSGYIERGNNIPHVYATGITVKNMDEARLRLTESPLFSEDEMQNAIRIIKSLITQKHIAKAQDSEAESRIDYLADILGLSKRDVISSVDRMRQEGILADTRDISAYLQDISDKQRKPQQMLENFAKLERYILEHIPDESLHITYKQLNDYAVHDGINTSTEKKIRTLLYFLAVKGYTHKKEDGVRNLIVTRDKDIETIIKRFERRIEVCRFIIERLYSLAEENSKTITEESNNSSSVDSKEKPLQFSVVELLNDLKSSNQSLFSDFSSLQLEDVEEALLYLSKIGAMKLEGGFLVLYNAMAIKRIKEPRLHYKQEDYRMLNEFYKQKIQQIHIVGEYANLMVRDYDAALQYVQDYFQMDYHRFISKYFKGNRETEIERNVTPSKYKKLFGILSKRQKEIIDDHESRCIVVAAGPGSGKTRVLVHKLASLLLLEDVKHEQLLMLTFSRAAATEFKQRLMQLIGNAAHFVEIKTFHSYCFDLLGRVGNLDEAGDVVKQAAEMINNGEVEPNRISKTVLVIDEAQDMSKDDYALVSALMKANEEMRVIAVGDDDQNIYEFRGSNSRYLYELTQTEHSRFIEMTENYRSLRHIVDTANDFARNIRQRIKSTPIISMSQEDGEVRIVKHPYEIQEKKVYMYQPILEDVTRLLRSNASKEADAFSHKKNETISILTQTNEEAVIMLALLHSHGIRAKLVQSMDGLRFWNLAEVRYFLKKIDQGIKETKSPIIPDDIWEAAKQQTFQKYATSQALPYLRRSLQIFEQTNRAKYYSDLREFVFESSVEDFCDISKSDIVVSTIHKAKGHEFDHVLMLITHPEHPTDDILRRYYVGMTRAKRTLAIHTNGNLFDCQKSAQHLYDAQAYDEPNEIVLQLSHKDVNLGFSKPHKDAILSLRSGMPLTYHDHCLCLPSTGRDISQLSIKMKEKLGKWELKGYKVTAARIRFIVAWKSKDAPRDEQESAIVLADLVMKK, encoded by the coding sequence ATGTCAATATTCAGTCGCCTCTTTGGAAGGAAAAACAATCTCACCGTAAGCTCTGACATCAAGAAGGAAGATGCCAGAAGCAGGAACATTGCCTTCGTGGATACCGAAGTGGGACTGAAAGACCATAAAATACATGACATCGGAGCATTGCGTTATGACGGAGCCAACTTTCACCAAGCATCACAGACGGCACTGAACAAGTTCCTGCAAGAAGGAAAGGTTGACTATATCTGCGGTCATAACCTCATTCATCACGATGCCCGCTATCTCCAACTCAACGGCATACTGATAGATACCCTCTATCTCTCCCCGCTCCTCTTCCCCAAGCGCCCTTACCATCATTTGGTAAAGGACGACAAACTAATGAGCGAGCAGATGAATAATCCTGTCAACGACTGCGAGAAAGCCAAGGAGCTTTTGATGGACGAAATCGCTGCATGGAATCAGTTATCAGAAAGGAAAAGGAAAATCTTCACCTTGCTGCTCCAGAATGAAGAGGAATTCAGAGGATTTCTGATGTATGTGGGAGCCATCGAAAAGGATGATGCAATCAGAGACGTTTCAGAATTCATTCTTTCTGAATACAAGAATCATATTTGCGCCCATGCCGACATTCCGGCTCTTGCAGCCCAGTCTCCTTGCGGCTTGGCATACGCCTTGGCTCTCATAGGCACAGACGATTACCAATCTGTAACCCCAGGTTGGGTACTCTTCCATTATCCCGAAGTAGAACATATCATCTATATGCTCTGCCATACCCAATGCACCGATGGCTGCGAGTATTGCAACCGCATGCTCGACATTCATCACAACCTGAAACAACTCTTCGGCTATGATGCCTTCCGTACCTATGACGGCGAACCGCTGCAGGAACAGGCATCGCAGGCAGCAGTGGATGGCAAGTCATTATTGGCGATATTTCCTACAGGTGGCGGCAAGTCGCTCACCTTCCAGTTGCCAGCCTTGATGGATGGCAGAACCATACATGGACTCACCGTGGTTATCTCGCCTCTGCAGTCATTGATGAAAGACCAGGTAGATAACCTCGCAGACCGCGGCTTCACCGATGCCGTAACCATCAACGGTCTCCTCGACCCAATCTCCCGCTCCCTAGCCATCGAACGAGTACAGAGCGGAGATGCCACCTTATTATATATAGCACCAGAGATGTTGCGCTCCAAAACCATCGAGCGCATTCTGATGGCACGGCATGTGGTGAGATTCGTCATTGATGAAGCTCACTGCTTCTCTGCATGGGGACAAGACTTCCGTGTGGATTACCTATATATCGGCAAGTTTATCAAGGAATATCAGGAACGTAAGTTTGGCAAGGATGCTATGGCCCGCAATCATGGTCAAACCCTGATACCCGTATCTTGCTTCACCGCCACTGCAAAACAGAAGGTGGTGCAGGACATCTGCGACTATTTCAAGCATTGGCTGGGTACCGACCTCCAGCTCTTCGCCTCATCAGCCTCACGTACCAACCTGCACTATTCCGTTATCCACGTAGATAGTGACGGCAATAAATACAATCTCCTGCGCTCGTTGGTAGAGCAGGCTGATTGCCCTACCATCATCTACGTATCCCGCACCAAGCGAACCCGTGAACTCGCCCAAAAACTGACACGTGACGGCATATCCGCCCTGCCCTATAATGGCAAGATGGATGCCGATGAGAAGATACACAATCAGGATGCCTTCATGAGCGATAAGGTAAGAATCATCGTTGCCACCTCCGCCTTCGGCATGGGAGTAGATAAAAGCGATGTGGGGTTGGTTATCCACTACGACATCTCCGACTCTCTGGAGAACTATGTACAGGAGGCTGGACGTGCAGGAAGAGACCCACACCTCAATGCCAAATGCTATGTACTCTATAGCGATGAGGACTTGGACAAGCACTTCATCCTGCTCAACCAAACCAAGCTGAGCATCAGCGAGATACAACAGGTATGGAAAGCCATTAAGGATTTTACCAAGCAGCGTCCACATGTAAGTTGTTCGGCACTGGAGATAGCCCGTCAAGCCGGTTGGGATGACTCGGTATCCGACATAGAAACCCGTGTCCGCACCGCCCTTTCTGCTCTAGAACAGAGCGGATACATAGAGCGTGGCAACAACATTCCGCACGTCTATGCCACAGGTATCACCGTCAAGAACATGGACGAGGCAAGACTTCGCCTCACCGAATCACCCCTGTTCTCGGAAGATGAGATGCAGAATGCCATCCGCATCATCAAGTCGCTCATCACCCAGAAGCATATAGCCAAGGCACAGGATAGCGAGGCTGAATCCCGCATCGATTACCTCGCCGACATCCTAGGACTCAGCAAGCGAGACGTCATCTCCTCCGTTGACAGAATGCGCCAGGAAGGCATCCTTGCCGATACCCGTGACATCTCTGCCTATCTGCAAGACATCAGCGACAAGCAACGCAAGCCTCAGCAGATGCTGGAAAACTTCGCCAAACTGGAAAGATACATCCTGGAACATATCCCGGATGAATCGCTGCACATCACATACAAGCAACTCAATGACTATGCCGTACACGACGGCATCAACACTTCAACCGAAAAGAAAATCCGCACACTGCTATACTTCCTGGCAGTAAAGGGATATACGCACAAGAAGGAAGACGGCGTCCGCAATCTCATCGTAACAAGAGACAAGGACATAGAGACCATCATCAAGCGATTCGAAAGACGAATTGAAGTTTGCCGATTCATTATCGAAAGACTATACAGCCTGGCTGAGGAAAACAGTAAAACTATAACAGAAGAGAGCAACAATAGCTCTTCTGTAGATTCAAAAGAGAAGCCTCTTCAATTCTCGGTAGTCGAACTTCTGAACGATCTGAAATCCAGCAACCAGTCACTCTTCTCCGACTTCTCTTCCCTGCAGTTGGAAGACGTGGAGGAAGCCTTGCTCTATCTCTCCAAGATAGGAGCCATGAAGCTGGAAGGAGGATTCCTGGTGCTTTACAATGCGATGGCAATTAAACGCATCAAGGAACCTCGCCTCCACTATAAGCAGGAGGATTACCGCATGCTCAATGAATTCTACAAGCAGAAGATTCAACAGATTCACATCGTGGGCGAATATGCCAACCTGATGGTAAGGGATTACGACGCCGCCCTGCAATATGTGCAGGATTACTTCCAGATGGACTACCATCGCTTCATCTCAAAATACTTCAAGGGCAACCGGGAGACTGAGATAGAGCGCAACGTAACACCTTCGAAGTATAAGAAACTCTTCGGAATACTCTCCAAGCGACAGAAGGAAATCATCGACGACCACGAGTCCCGCTGCATCGTAGTCGCTGCCGGTCCTGGCAGCGGCAAGACACGTGTGCTCGTACATAAGCTTGCCTCTCTCCTGCTACTGGAAGATGTAAAGCACGAACAACTCCTGATGCTCACTTTCTCTCGTGCAGCCGCTACCGAGTTCAAGCAGCGACTGATGCAACTCATCGGCAATGCCGCCCATTTCGTAGAAATCAAGACCTTCCATTCCTACTGCTTCGACCTGTTGGGCAGAGTTGGCAATCTGGATGAGGCAGGAGATGTGGTTAAGCAAGCCGCCGAAATGATTAACAATGGAGAAGTGGAACCCAATCGCATCAGCAAGACCGTGCTCGTTATCGACGAAGCGCAAGACATGAGCAAGGATGACTATGCCCTTGTCTCTGCTCTGATGAAAGCCAACGAAGAGATGAGGGTGATTGCCGTAGGCGATGATGACCAGAACATCTATGAGTTTAGAGGTTCCAACTCGCGGTATCTCTATGAACTGACCCAGACAGAGCACAGCCGTTTCATCGAGATGACGGAGAATTACCGCAGTCTTCGCCACATCGTGGATACTGCCAACGATTTCGCCCGCAACATCCGCCAACGAATTAAATCTACCCCTATCATCTCCATGAGTCAAGAAGATGGAGAGGTAAGAATCGTGAAGCATCCTTACGAGATTCAGGAGAAAAAGGTTTATATGTATCAGCCTATCCTAGAAGACGTTACGCGATTACTAAGAAGTAACGCTTCAAAAGAAGCCGATGCATTTTCCCACAAGAAGAACGAAACCATCAGCATCCTCACGCAGACCAATGAGGAGGCTGTCATCATGCTGGCTCTTCTTCACAGCCATGGTATCAGGGCCAAGCTGGTGCAATCAATGGACGGCTTGCGCTTCTGGAATCTGGCAGAGGTAAGATACTTCTTGAAGAAGATAGACCAAGGCATCAAGGAGACGAAATCCCCTATCATCCCTGATGATATTTGGGAAGCAGCCAAGCAGCAGACATTCCAAAAGTATGCCACCAGCCAGGCATTGCCATATCTGCGCCGCAGCCTTCAGATATTTGAGCAGACCAATCGTGCCAAATACTACAGCGACCTGAGGGAGTTCGTGTTCGAATCATCAGTAGAAGACTTCTGTGACATCTCGAAATCAGACATCGTGGTCAGCACCATCCACAAGGCAAAAGGCCATGAGTTCGACCATGTACTGATGCTCATTACCCATCCCGAGCATCCTACTGATGACATACTGCGCCGATACTATGTAGGTATGACCCGTGCCAAGCGTACGCTTGCCATCCACACCAACGGCAATCTCTTCGACTGCCAGAAAAGTGCCCAGCATCTCTATGATGCCCAAGCCTACGATGAGCCCAACGAAATAGTGCTTCAACTCTCACACAAGGATGTAAACCTGGGCTTCTCCAAGCCTCACAAGGACGCTATCCTTTCCTTGAGAAGCGGTATGCCGCTAACCTACCACGACCATTGCCTCTGTCTCCCATCAACAGGCAGAGACATATCCCAACTCTCCATCAAGATGAAGGAGAAACTAGGCAAATGGGAGTTGAAAGGCTACAAGGTAACCGCTGCCCGAATCCGCTTCATCGTGGCATGGAAGTCAAAGGATGCACCGAGGGATGAGCAGGAATCCGCCATCGTGCTCGCTGATTTGGTAATGAAAAAATAA
- a CDS encoding HU family DNA-binding protein has translation MAIKYEIHYLPNAGGNEETRRFAHIFEQTAMTDKEMISRIARHSCLGEGEVSSVLMKLRDIIEEDLQDGKRVNIPEIGYLSLSVDLDMDELKPDNKVRAEYVSVRGIKFRPNADLLKQVKYNTHFEKSQYTSRSYPFSEDALKEKIREYLKHNRSINRKVLEAEFHIRKQTALNWLKKLEKSGFLIKEGSRNAPVYFLAEE, from the coding sequence ATGGCTATTAAATATGAAATCCATTATCTTCCCAATGCAGGAGGAAATGAAGAAACTCGCCGATTCGCCCATATCTTTGAGCAAACAGCTATGACTGACAAGGAGATGATCAGCCGAATCGCCAGACATAGCTGTCTGGGAGAAGGAGAAGTTTCGTCCGTACTCATGAAACTGCGTGATATCATAGAAGAAGACCTGCAGGATGGAAAACGTGTCAACATTCCGGAAATAGGTTATCTCTCGCTCTCGGTAGATCTGGATATGGATGAACTGAAACCCGACAATAAAGTGAGAGCTGAATATGTAAGCGTAAGAGGCATCAAGTTTCGCCCCAATGCAGACCTGCTGAAACAGGTGAAATATAATACCCATTTCGAGAAATCACAATATACTTCCCGCTCCTACCCTTTCTCTGAAGATGCATTGAAGGAGAAAATAAGAGAGTATCTGAAGCATAACCGTTCCATTAACAGAAAAGTACTGGAAGCGGAATTTCATATCCGTAAACAGACAGCACTCAACTGGCTGAAGAAACTGGAAAAATCCGGTTTCCTGATTAAAGAAGGTTCACGCAATGCTCCGGTTTATTTCCTGGCAGAAGAATAG
- a CDS encoding N-acetylmuramic acid 6-phosphate etherase produces MPNKEEKRITEQSSLYEHLEKMSVDELTAHINAENKKVALAIEEALPAINQLISAIEGQLKKGGRLFYAGCGTGGRLATLDTIEVQNTYGIDGSQIQAIFPGGIGCLTQTRESREDDLENGWHQLCDKHISKHDFVLGFSASGTTPFVLSILQHCKEAGIPTGCIVNNPHAPIAQAADYPVEVITGPEFVTGSTRMKAGSSQKMILDIISTSLQIRQGRVEGNKMVNAKLINHKLIDRACRIFMERNPQYTDYEKVKQLILKAGSVKKAEDLLKSKSDLDI; encoded by the coding sequence ATGCCAAATAAAGAAGAAAAGAGAATAACAGAGCAGAGCTCGCTCTACGAACATCTGGAAAAGATGAGCGTGGATGAACTCACCGCTCATATCAATGCAGAAAACAAGAAGGTGGCTCTGGCAATAGAAGAAGCATTGCCTGCCATCAACCAACTGATTTCCGCCATCGAAGGGCAGCTGAAGAAGGGCGGAAGGCTCTTCTATGCCGGTTGCGGAACGGGCGGAAGACTGGCTACGCTCGATACCATCGAAGTGCAGAACACCTATGGCATCGACGGTTCGCAGATACAAGCCATCTTCCCCGGAGGCATCGGCTGCCTTACACAAACCAGAGAATCAAGAGAAGACGACCTGGAGAATGGCTGGCATCAGCTCTGCGACAAGCATATCTCAAAGCATGATTTCGTGCTGGGCTTCTCTGCAAGCGGCACTACTCCCTTCGTGCTTTCCATCTTGCAGCATTGCAAGGAGGCAGGTATTCCTACGGGATGCATCGTCAACAATCCCCATGCTCCCATCGCCCAAGCAGCCGATTATCCCGTAGAAGTAATCACGGGACCGGAATTCGTAACGGGAAGTACCCGCATGAAAGCCGGTTCATCGCAGAAGATGATTCTGGATATAATCAGCACTTCCCTTCAGATAAGACAAGGACGGGTGGAAGGCAACAAGATGGTGAACGCCAAGCTTATCAATCATAAACTCATCGACCGTGCCTGCCGCATCTTCATGGAACGCAATCCGCAATATACGGATTACGAGAAAGTGAAGCAACTGATACTGAAAGCAGGAAGCGTGAAGAAGGCGGAAGACTTGCTGAAGAGTAAAAGCGATTTAGATATTTAG